The Paraburkholderia dioscoreae DNA window CCCGGTCAGGAAATGTCGTATGCGACGACGGTGCGCTTCATCAAAGGCGTCATCAAGCGCACGGACGTTGTCGTTCACGTCGGCATCACCAAGGTGAACGACAGCGCGGACTCCTATATAGCCCATGTGCAGATAGAGGGCGGCCCCTTCAATTCCCGCGAAAGCACGGTGCCTTTCGAAGGGCGCGATCTGGAAAAGTTTGTGCATGACATTGCGGTCAAAGCCATGCGCCTCGCCGAGCCGAATATTCTCGCCAGCCATCTCTATTCGCAAGTGCAGAAAACCAGGTGCTCGCTCGCGCAGTGCAATTACGGCGAGATCGTCTCGATCTATGACGAGGTGCTGGCACTGCCCGCCTCCGAGCAAGGCGAATGGGCGCTGGCCGGCAAAGCGTGGTTGCTTGCCAATCAGGGCCTGTCCAAAGAGGCCGAACAGCAAACCCGAGAAGCGCTGACCGTGTACACGCATTCGGCGGTGCTGCGCGCAAGCCTCGGCATTGCGCTCGAACAGCAGCATCGCATCGACGACGCGCTCGCAGCATTACGAGCGGGTGCGAGCGAGAAGTCGAAGACGGCTGAAAATCTGCGTCTTCTCGGCGACGTGCTGTTGCATGCGAATCGCTATTCCGAAGCACTCGACGCGTTCAGGCAGGCGGGCAGCATGAAGCCGGACTCCGTCGACAACCTGCACGATTGGGGCGAAGCGCTCGTCACCGTGGGCCGCTACGACGAAGCGATCGAAAAGCTCTCCCGCGCGGTCGCACTGCGCCCCGATCTGGCGCCCTCATACGCGGAATGGGGCCGGGCACTGGATCGCAAAGGCGATCTGCTCGGCGCCTCGCGCAAATATGCGCAAGCGCAGCAACTCGACGCAGGGAGCGTCTCGGCGCGGGAAAGTCATCTGGCGCGGATCGCCAAGGCGGTTCAGGAAGGCGACCGCCCCGACACATCCACACCCGATGGACAGGTCAGACCCGTTTCAAATCCCCCCGCAGCACTTCCGTTTCAAACCGCTTGAGAGCAGTCGGCAGTATTGGATGGACCGCCACATAAATGGCCTGGCCCGAAAGCACTTTACCTTCGCAGTAGTACACACAGTGGAAGAGGAGATGGTCGATGGACAACTTCGATGATGCATTCAAGGCTCTGATCGGAAATGAAGGTGGGTACTCCTTCAATCCGCACGACCCTGGCGGTGAAACTATGTGGGGCGTGACGGCACGCGTGGCGCGCAGCCAGGGTTATACCGGCGCCATGAAAGATCTGCCTCTGGATACTGCGAAACAGATTGCCAAACAGAAGTACTGGGATCCGTTGCACCTCGACGAACTCGACGCGCGAGTGGCCTTCCAGATATTCGACGCCAATTACAACGGCGGCCTGGTGGTGTTGTGGATGCAAAAGGCGTCCGGCGCGAAAGAAGACGGCAAGTTCGGCCCGGACACACTGGACGCGGTCAAAAGCGCTGACCCGTTGAAGTTTGTCATGCGCTTTGCCGCCTATCGCTTGCGTTACCTGCGCAACCTGCATGCATGGCCCAATTTCAGCCGTGGATGGACAGACAGAATGGCCTCTAATCTTCTCCTGGGAGCAGCATGATGGACTGGTCAAAAGTAGCCTCGAACATTGGGGGCACCGCCCCGCTTCTCGCCGGGCTGGTGGGTGGTCCGGTTGGCCTGGGCGTGACAGCCGCCGCTTCGATCATTTCACATGCACTCGGAACGCCAAGCGATCCCACCTTCGTGGAGCCCGCCTTGAACGATCCCGGCGCACTCGAGAAGATCCGCCAGGCAGAGAGTGCGAACTCGTTGCAGTTGCAACAATTGATGGTCACCGCCGCCCAGGCGGGTCTCGCGCACGAAAGCGACATGGCGCGCATCCAGGCCGCCGATCGGGCCGACGCGCGCGCAATGGGAGTCTCCAACAAGGACTGGGTGCCGAAGGTGCTCGCTATGGCGGTTACCGCGGGATTCTTCGGAATTTTGCTGCTCATGGCCTTCCAGCCGCTGCCGGGGCCAAACAAGGATCTCGTCAACGTGATCGTCGGCGCGCTGGGTACGGCGTGGATCAGCATCATCGGTTACTACTTCGGCACGTCGATCGGATCGATGCGCAAGACCGAACTGCTCGCCAAGCCCAGTGTGCCCATTACGCCGGACAGCGCGGTCACGCTGCGTGAGCCCGCATCTTCGGCACCACGTTCACAAGCGGCTCCCGCGCCGTCGCATGCCGAGGTGTTCCAGCAGTTCGCGCCGGGCGCACAGGGTCCGATCTTTTCGGGTAACTGACTGGCGTTCCTGGCGTTCCGCAGTCCGGACGATGCAAGCGGCGAGGGAACGGCTCGCTGTGTGCATCGTCTGTTGAAGTCGTTTTGTCTCAGATTCAGCAACAAACATTACCTGAAACGGTGATTACTCTCTCCAAGTCGCAAAACTAGAATGCAATCACTGACTACGAACGAGAACGCTCGTAGCACGACAAAAACCGAACTGGAGGTAGTTCATCATGAAATCGCTCATTCAAGCTGTTGTTATCGCTGCTGTGCTCGCCGCTCCTGTGGCTTCGTTTGCGCAGTCCAACCAGCCGGTGACCCGCGCCCAAGTGCGTGCCGAACTGATTCAACTCGAAAAGGCAGGCTATCAACCGGGCCGCGACGACCCGTACTACCCGGCTGACATTCAGGCCGCCGAAGCTCGCGTCGCCGCTCAGAACGGCACCGCGCAGGCAGCGGAAAGTGGTTTCGGCGGTGTGGTGAGTGGCGCGTCACAAGCAGGTCGCCCGGTTCCCGCGAACGGCCCGAAATCGGTCTACTTTGGCAATTAAGCGGCAACTAAGCGGCAAAGTGGCCAAGCGGCAATGAGGCGGCGGCTATGCGGTAGTCAAGCGGTAACCCAGCCGTAACCTGCTGTTCAGCGGACTGCCCCGCGCAGGCACCAAGACTTGTGCACGGCGAGGACGCTCAGCGCGCAGATGACATGCGCGCACTGATTCAAAGAACTGGCCCGCGACCGAGTATTCCCGATCGCGGGCCAGTTGTGTATTCCTTACCTCCGTCATCGGGCTTCCGATGACTTCCGCCTGGACCTTCACGGTCCGGGCGCTTTTTCCCAGCGTGCGGTTTGGCGGCGCCTCTGTGAATATCACAACGGCCTCGGCAACAGCCGGTGACGGGTCCGTTTCAGATATTGGGCCCGCGAACCCCGTCAGTCGCGAGCGACCAGATCGCCCACCTGGCCGCGCCCGGTGACGAGACAGCTCGACAGAAAATTCTCGCCCTGACTGCTGGCGCCAGTGTCTCCAAAGCCTTTTTTCAGCGCGTCCGATTTGACCAGTTCGGCGCCCTGATGGCACGTTATCGTCCCCATCTCACCCGCTTGCGCGCGCATCAGCGCCCTATCCGCCATCAGATAGCCGAGCAGCAGCACGACGGCAATATTGAACGCTTGTCTCATGGTTAGCCTCCTCTTTTGAGCAGACTAACGCGAACCTCGGATGCATGGTCCTAGGGGTTTCCCCATCGGGCGCTATTCCATGATGCAGATTAAATCACCCAATGCTTCCGCGCGATCCGCCACGCGGAGCGACCGGACCCGGCGCTGTCCGCAGAAAACGGAACT harbors:
- a CDS encoding glycoside hydrolase family 108 protein, whose amino-acid sequence is MDNFDDAFKALIGNEGGYSFNPHDPGGETMWGVTARVARSQGYTGAMKDLPLDTAKQIAKQKYWDPLHLDELDARVAFQIFDANYNGGLVVLWMQKASGAKEDGKFGPDTLDAVKSADPLKFVMRFAAYRLRYLRNLHAWPNFSRGWTDRMASNLLLGAA
- a CDS encoding DUF4148 domain-containing protein, with the translated sequence MKSLIQAVVIAAVLAAPVASFAQSNQPVTRAQVRAELIQLEKAGYQPGRDDPYYPADIQAAEARVAAQNGTAQAAESGFGGVVSGASQAGRPVPANGPKSVYFGN
- a CDS encoding tetratricopeptide repeat protein; the encoded protein is MSSVQSQRRPVNWRSRSFLAESGSKHRSRTRHFATGLVPFGLRTAGFIGRGPKQLWPYVLPWVFAVLTIGFLCLVVRGVLTRQLLVPPVETPQSLVERGYTSNFLAERIMSSMRAIGQDAESIPHDTMTDNDAQPDIQIPGQEMSYATTVRFIKGVIKRTDVVVHVGITKVNDSADSYIAHVQIEGGPFNSRESTVPFEGRDLEKFVHDIAVKAMRLAEPNILASHLYSQVQKTRCSLAQCNYGEIVSIYDEVLALPASEQGEWALAGKAWLLANQGLSKEAEQQTREALTVYTHSAVLRASLGIALEQQHRIDDALAALRAGASEKSKTAENLRLLGDVLLHANRYSEALDAFRQAGSMKPDSVDNLHDWGEALVTVGRYDEAIEKLSRAVALRPDLAPSYAEWGRALDRKGDLLGASRKYAQAQQLDAGSVSARESHLARIAKAVQEGDRPDTSTPDGQVRPVSNPPAALPFQTA